GTTTTCATAGCCGCCCGCAGGAATGGTGCAAAATTCGTAGCCTTCGGGATGTACCTCGAATTTGCTTGTCAGCACGCCGCCGCGTTCAGACGACCTGATGACCGCCGCCGCCGCGCCGTCGCCGAAAATGGTCGAACTGTGAAAATCGTTCCAGTCCAAGCCGACAGAGGCGACATCGCAGCTGATCAATAAAATGGTGGGATATTTGTGTAACAGCGAATCCGCCAAATCCAAGCTGCGTAAGAACGACAAACAGGTCATGTTGACATCGAATGCGGCAATCGGGCGCGCGGGCTTCAGCAGCCGTAATGTATGCGCGGCATTGAAGGGAATGCATTGACGGTCGATGCCCGAAGCGTTGATGACGCAATCCACATCGTCAATCGTGATGCCTGCTGCCGCCAGCGCAATTTTTGCGGCTTGAAGCTGCATCGCATCGGCAGATTCGTCGTCTGCCAGAAAGTAGCGTTGCGCCAAGCCGCTGAGTTTTTCGGTGCGGCCTTCTTTGATGCCGAGCAGGGCATCGATTTCGTTGGAAGGAACCAGCCGCGAAGGCAGTCCTTTGCCTGTGCCGATGATGTTGAGACGGAGGGATGGGTTCGGATGAGTTGTTTGCATAATATATCCGCTAGTGAGTAATACTTCAGCATAGTATTAATATTTTGTCATTGTCAACGTTTATATCCGCGGCCAACTCAAAAAAAGGTCGTCTGAAAACCTGTAAACGGCTTTTCAGACGACGTTGCCAATATCTTTGTATAGTGGATTAAATTTAAATCAGGACAAGGCGACGAAGCCGCAGACAGTACAGATAGTACGGCAAGGCGAGGCAACGCCGTACTGGTTTAAAGTTAATCTACTATAAAACTGCCGTTCAGCCCATCAGCCAAACCACCAAATGCACCATGCTCGGCCCGATGATGACCATAAACAGCCCCGCCAAAATCATGGTCAGGCTCGCCATCACGCCTTCGGTTTCGTGGCGTTGTCCGGCGCGGGAAGTACCGAAGCCGTGGGCGGCATTGCCCAGTGCGACGCCGTTGGCGGTGTGGAAGCGGATGCGGGTGAATGCTAAAAACAAATCGCCGAATATCATGCCGACGAAGCCGGTGATGATGGTGAACAGCGATACCAGCGATGCCGAGCCGTGGATTTCACTTGCCAACACGACGGCAAACGGCGTGGAAATCGAGCGCGCCATCAGGCTGTTGGTGACTTCGCTGTCGAAGTGGAACATATTGCCCATCAAAAACGCGCTGGCCACGCCGACGAACATGCCGACCAAAATCGCTATCGACAGGATGGGAAGCTGGCGGCGGATGACCTCGCGGTTTTCGTAAATCGGGATAGCGAAGGCGACCGTTACCGGCGTGAGCAGGAAAACGATGCCCTGCGTGTATTTGTGGTAAGTGTCGTAGGAAATGCCCAAAAGCAGCATCAGGACGATGGTGCTGACCGAGACGGTCACGACGGGCGAGAAAATCATCAGCGGTTTTTTACGGTAGATTTTTTTCGCCACAAAATAGGCGAAGCAGGTCCAAGCGAAGCAGGCAAGCGCGGCGTAATCCATTTTTATTCCTTATCAGGCGTGCAGTTTTTTATGCAGGCGGCGTTTCCAGCGGTAGCAGAAATTCAGCGTCAGCGCCGTGCTGATCATCACCAGCGCGGTACCGACCGCAATCGTCAGCACCAGCCGCCAACCTTCGGAAAGAAGCAAATCGCGGTATTGCAATACGGAAACCATAATCGGAATAAAGAAAAACACCAGCTCGCCCAACACCCATTTCGCGCCGCGCTCGACCATGCCGGTTTTAATCACGCCCAAACCCAACAGCGCAAGCATCAAAAACAGCCCCAATACGCCCGAAGAAACAGGCAGATGGGCAAAGCGCACCATCAAATCCGACACCAGCCACACCAAGCCGACTACGGCAAGCTGCAAGGTCGTCTGAAAAAATCGCGTCAGCGTATCCATAAGGTTTATCCATCCGTAATCCAAAACGAAGGCTTGATTATAAGGACGCGGTTTACGCATAATATGAATTATCTGAACTAAAATCATGCAAAAGAGGAATAATGGACTTCAAAAGCCTGCACTGTTTCGCCGAACTCGTGCGCCTGCAAAGTTTTTCTGCCGCCGCATCCGCGCTCAACCTGACCCAACCCACCGTCAGCAAAACCATACAGGCATTGGAAGAAGAGCTGGGTGTGCCGCTGCTGGTTAAAGAAAACGGCCGCAAAAAACGTCAAGTCGCCACCACGCCCATCGGCGAAGAAGTGTACCGCCACGCGCTGAACCTCCTGCACGAACGCGACCTGCTGCTCTCCCGCATCGACGGCTACCGCCACATCAAAAGCGGCACGCTGCGGCTGGGTTTGGCACTGCTCGGCAGCGACCTGCTCAGCAACGCCCTGTTCCGCTTCCGCCGCCAATGGCCCGGCATCGAATTGACCTTCCTCGAACAAGGTTCGCTCACCATCGAACAATCCTTGCGCAACAACGAACTTGACGCCGGACAACTGCTCGCCCCCGTCCACGAAGACTTCGACAGCATTACCCTCTGCGACTACCCGCTCGTCGTCCTCATGCCGCGCGCCCAAGCCCGCCATGCCGCCCTCAGCCTCAAAAGCCTGCAACACGAACCGTTTATCCTCTTCGGCTCAGGATTTTCCCTCAACGAAACCATCCAAACCGCCTGCCGCAGCCAAGGCTTCACCCCCAACGTCGTCTGCCGCACCGGACAATGGGATCTGCTCGCCGACATGGTGGCGCACCATATGGGCATCGCCCTTCTACCCGAATACTACGCCCGCAAAATCAACCCCGACACCTTCGCCGCCGTCCCGCTGACCGAACCCGAAATCTGCTGGCAACTGACCATGGCGTGGAAAAAACACCAGCGTCCCACCCCCGCGCTCAGGGCTTGGCTGGATATCGTCAGGGATGAGTTCAGAAAATAGAAAAAGGTCGTCTGAAAACTTTTCAGACGACCTTTTTATCAACTGTAAATCTCAGCCCCTTTCTTCACAAACTCGACCGCTTTTTCCTCCATACCCTGCCGCTGGGCTTTTTGCTTGTCGGCGTAGTCGCGCACTTCCTGCGTGATTTTCATCGAGCAGAATTTGGGACCGCACATCGAGCAGAAGTGGGCGATTTTCGCGCCTTCGGCAGGCAGAGTTTCGTCGTGGAAGCTTTCGGCGCGTTCGGGGTCGAGGCTGAGGCGGAATTGGTCGCGCCAGCGGAATTCGAAACGCGCCTTGCTCAGGGCGTTGTCGCGCAACTGTGCGCCCGGCCAGCCTTTGGCGAGGTCGGCGGCGTGGGCGGCGAGTTTGTAGGTGATGATGCCGGTGCGCACGTCTTCTTTGTCGGGCAGGCCGAGATGCTCTTTCGGGGTAACGTAGCAGAGCATGGCTGTGCCGTACCAGCCGATATTGGTCGCGCCTATGCCCGAGGTGATGTGATCGTAGCCGGGTGCGATGTCGGTAACAAGCGGGCCGAGTGTGTAGAAAGGCGCTTCAAAGCAGTGTTGCAGCTCTTCGGTCATGTTTTCTTTGACGCGTTGCAACGGGACATGGCCGGGGCCTTCGATCATGACTTGTACGTCGTGTTTCCATGCTTTGCCGGTCAATTCGCCCAAGGTGTGCAATTCGGCGAACTGCGCTTCGTCGTTGGCATCGGCAATGCAGCCGGGGCGCAGGCCGTCGCCGAGGCTGAACGACACGTCGTAGGCTTTCATGATTTCGCAGATTTCGTCGAAATGCGTGTAGAGGAAGTTTTCCTGATGGTGGGCGAGACACCATTTCGCCATGATGGAGCCGCCGCGCGATACGATGCCGGTGAGGCGGTTGGCGGTCATCGGCACATAGCGCAGCAACACGCCCGCGTGTATGGTGAAATAGTCCACGCCTTGTTCCGCCTGCTCGATTAAGGTGTCGCGGAACAAATCCCAAGTCAAATCTTCGGCGATGCCGCCGGTTTTTTCCAAAGCCTGATAGATGGGCACCGTGCCGATGGGAACGGGCGCGTTGCGGATAATCCATTCGCGCGTTTCGTGGATGTGTGCGCCGGTGGACAAATCCATAATCGTGTCCGCGCCCCAACGCAGCGACCACACCATTTTTTCGACTTCTTCGGTCAGGCTGGAGGTTACGGCGGAGTTGCCCAAATTGCCGTTGATTTTGACGCGGAAGTTGCGGCCGATAATCATCGGTTCGAGTTCGGGGTGGTTGATGTTGGCGGGGATAATCGCGCGTCCGGCGGCGATTTCTCGGCGTACGAATTCGGGCGTGATTTGGTCGGGATGGGTCGGGATGTTCGCGCCGAAACTTTGCCCTGCGTGCTGTTTCAAGAGCTTGGCGTATTCAGGCCGTCTGAAAAGTTCGTCCAGCTTCATGCGTTCGCGTATGGCGGCAAACTCCATTTCGGGCGTGATGATGCCGCGGCGCGCATAGTGAAGCTGGGTTACGTTGCTGCCGCTTTTCGCACGGCGCGGGCGGGTGATTTGGTTGAAGCGCAGATGGGCGGTTTGCGGGTCGTGTGCGCGTTCGATGCCGTATTCGCTGGAGAGCTTGGGCAGGATTTCGGTATCGCCGCGTTCGTCCAGCCATGCCGTGCGGACGTGCGGCAGACCTTGTTTCAGGTCGATGTGTGCCGCCGGATCGCCGTACACGCCGCTGGTGTCATAGACGGGAATCGGCGGGTTGGCTTCCGTGCCTTGCGCCGTGTAGGTGTCGTCCTGACGGATTTCACGCAAAGGCACGCGGATGTCGTCGCGGCTGCCTTGCAGATACACGCGCTCCGAGTTCGGATATTTGAAGCGGATGCCGATGTCTTCGCTCAAGTCGGCAAGCTCACGCGCTTCGTTGCCGGAGGTTTTGGCGGTTTTCTTTGGCGTAGTCATAAAAAATGCTCCTGTTTTCTCGTTTGAAAAGAAGAAACAGGAGCGTTTTGTTTTTTCAGACGACCCCATATCAAAAAGGGTCGTCTTAAAAACAGAATCCGTGAAAACTCCCCACGCAGGTATTATCCCGATCGGGTGTAAAGGGTATTTCTCAGCCGCCAGAACATCAGGCAGCACCCCTGTTTCGTAAGAACAGAATTATAAACCACGATACGCATTTGTTGTAAATTAACTTCATATCAGCCTGAGTTCGAAAGGAAAGAGCCGACGGCGGAAAGCACATCCATATCTTGCCGCCCCGTCAAATTTTTCATGATTTTAGGTATCGGTTGAGGGCTGATTTATCTATAATCTTTTTCCGTTTTTTATAACTATATACGTCGTCTGAAAATGTCTGAAACCATTCAAAACCGCAAAATCAAATTCGCCTTAGTCGGCTGCGGCCGTATTTCTAACAACCATTTCGGCTCGTTTGAGGTATTGCAAGAAGATTGCGAACTCGTTGCCGTGTGCGACATCGATCCTGCCGCGCTTAAAGCGGCAGTCAAGCACACCGGTGCGAAAGGCTATGCCCGCTATACCGACATGCTGGCAGAAACCGATGCCGACGTAATCGTCATCACCACGCCGTCCGGTTTGCATCCCGAACAGGCGGTTGAGGCGTTGGAAGCGGGTTTTCACGTTGTCACCGAAAAACCGATGGCTACCTGTTTTACTGACGGCGAGCGCATGGTCGAAGCTGCCGACAAAGCGGGCAAACGCTTGTTTGTCGTGAAACAAAACCGCCTCAACGCCACGCTGCAACTACTCAAACGCGCGGTCGCAGAACAACGCTTCGGCAAAATCTATATGGTGCATTTGAATGTTTTTTGGACGCGCCCGCAGTCGTATTACGACCAAGGAGGCGGTTGGCGCGGCACTTGGAAGATGGACGGCGGCGCATTCATGAATCAGGCAAGCCACTACGTCGATTTGATGGAATGGCTCATCGGCCCGGTGGCGGAAGTGCAGGCGATGATTGCGACCCACCGAAAAATTGAAGCCGAAGACACGGGCGTGATGAACCTCCGTTGGCGCGACGGCACGCTCGGTTCGATGGCGGTAACCATGTGCACCTACCCGAAAAACCTCGAAGGCTCGATTACCATTTTGGGCGAAACCGGCACGGTACGCATCGGCGGCATGGCGGTGAACGAAATTCAGGAATGGAATTTTGCCGACGGACGCGATTACGACGAACAGGTCAAAACCGCCAATTACGAAACCACATCGGTGTACGGTTTCGGGCATCCGCTGTATTATCAAAATGTTGTCGATGTATTGCGCGGCAAAGCCGAGCCTATTGTCGATGGACGCGAAGGCTTGAAATCGCTGGAGCTGATTAACGCCGCCTACCTTTCTGCACACAACCGTCAAACGGTTTCGCTGCCGCTGGTGTTGCAATCTTTGCGAACGTTTGACCATTCTGATTGTCCGAAAGGAAGCCCTTTCCATACTCAATCAAAGGAATCATCATGATACTGACCCGCGAACAAGCCCTCGAAATTTTCAAACGCCGTGTTTCCGTCCGCTACTACGACCCTGCGCGCAAAATCAGTGCCGAAGATTTTGCCGCCATCCTTGATTTCGGCCGCCTTTCGCCCAGCTCCGTCGGCTGCGAGCCGTGGCAGTTCGTGGTCGTGCAGAACGCGGCATTGCGTGAAAAAATCAAACCCTTCGCCTGGGGGATGCAGGCTTCCATTTCGGATGCCAGCCACGTCGTTTTCCTATTGGCACGAAAACACGCCCGCTACGACAGCCCTGCTTTTGAAGAATTGATGGACAGACGCGGTATGACCGCCGAAGAGAGGGCGGGCGCATTTGAACGCTACCGCCGTTTCCAAACCCACGATATGTCCATCGCCGACGACGAACGCGCCCTGTTTGACTGGGCAAGCAAGCAAACCTACATCGCGCTGGGCAATATGCTTACTGGCGCGGCGATGCTCGGCATCGATTCCTGCGCCATCGAAGGCATGGAATATGCCGCAGTGGAAAAAATCCTTGCCGAAGCCGGATTGCTCGACCCTGAACATTACGGCTTATCCGTCGCCGCAACCTTCGGCTACCGTGTGCGCGACATTAACCCGAAACCGCGCCGCGATGCGTCGGAAACGGTAATTTGGGCGGAGTAGGACGTCTTTTCAGACGGCCTGAAACCAAAGTCTATCCGTTTTTTTAAGGAGCCGGTCATGGACAGCCAGGCACAACAATGGACGCAAACCCTGTCCCGCTATGTGGAACGCACAATCATGCCCGACGGGCGCGATACCTTCGAATCGACCCCGCTGCTGGCGCAGACGCTGTACCGCCTGTCGTCCCGCAAAGGTGGCAGCCTGGCAGACTTGGGCTGCGGTACGGGAAAATCGTTTGCGCCGTTTGTCGGACAATACGCGGATATTGTCGGAATCGACGCGGATGCAGCCAACTTGGCCGCCGCCCGACAGACTTGGGCGGGGCATTCGGAAATCAGGTTGGTAGAGGGTGAAATCGGGCAGGAAGACTTGCCTAGGTATGCCGCCGATACGGTACTGACTTCCCTGTTCCTGCACCAAATCCCGCCGGACAGACTGCCGCAGGCCTTGAAAACCATACGCCGTCTCTTGAAGCCTGACGGAGAGTGGCTGATGGCGGACGAGCTGATACTGTTTGACGCCGGACAGGATGCGGCCAAGTTTGACCGCGTGTACCGTTATCTGCTGGAACACACCGTCCCGCACGAGGTTTACGAACGGCAAATCAAACCCTATCTGCTTGAAAACCACATCTACACTTGGCGGGAAATGCAGGAAAACACTCCGCCGGAATACCGCTTCCGCTCCCTCGCCGAACTGGAAAAATTGCTTGCCGAGGCAGGGCTGTTTATTGAAACCGTCGAAGAAATCACGCCGTTTTTCGGTTGTTTAAAGATAAAGGCCGTCTGAAAACCATTCAGACAGCCTTTTATAGCAAACATAATTAACTTTCGATACTTCAGGGCTTCCGACCCCGTCATTCCCGCGTAGGCGGGAATCCATTTTTGAATTTCAGAAACTGTTTTTCAAATTAGGGTTTCTTAAGTTTTACGATGGATTCCCGCCTGCGCGGGAATGACGGAATTTGATGACATGCTGTATTTAAAGTTAAGTATGTTTGCTATACATCATTCATCAACGGGCAAAACGGCATTTACCCGCTGATGTCTTCCAGCGTCCTGCCTTTGGTTTCTTCGCCTAAAGCCAAAATCACCAATACAATCAGCATCATCACGCCGGCGAACATCATGAAAATATTGCCGAATCCGCTGCTGTCACCGACCATTTTGGCGACCACCATAGGCGCGAGGATGCCGCCGATGCGCCCGATTGCGCCCGCCCAGCCGGAGGCGAAGGCCCGGAAGCGGAGAGGGTAGAGTTCGGGCGTGTAGGTGTATAAAACGCCCCATGCGCCGAGGTTGAAGAACGACATCAGGCTGCCCCATGCCATGACTTCGGCGGCGCTACTGCTTTGCCCGAAAAACCACGCGCAGACGGCGCAGGCGGCGAGAAAGCCCGCCAAAGTCGCTTTGCGCCCGATTTTCTCCACCAATGCCGCCGCCGCGA
The DNA window shown above is from Neisseria sicca and carries:
- a CDS encoding 3-oxoacyl-[acyl-carrier-protein] synthase III C-terminal domain-containing protein, which gives rise to MQTTHPNPSLRLNIIGTGKGLPSRLVPSNEIDALLGIKEGRTEKLSGLAQRYFLADDESADAMQLQAAKIALAAAGITIDDVDCVINASGIDRQCIPFNAAHTLRLLKPARPIAAFDVNMTCLSFLRSLDLADSLLHKYPTILLISCDVASVGLDWNDFHSSTIFGDGAAAAVIRSSERGGVLTSKFEVHPEGYEFCTIPAGGYENHPSKHPESYVSQAYFHMNGKKLYKLAAEAIPGFLDETLAQADLTLADIDWIVPHQASRGALQHIISRLKLDPAKIVDIFNTHGNQISASIPSALHHLLTDFPVRSGDKVLLFGTSAGVGLGALVWEKP
- a CDS encoding LrgB family protein translates to MDYAALACFAWTCFAYFVAKKIYRKKPLMIFSPVVTVSVSTIVLMLLLGISYDTYHKYTQGIVFLLTPVTVAFAIPIYENREVIRRQLPILSIAILVGMFVGVASAFLMGNMFHFDSEVTNSLMARSISTPFAVVLASEIHGSASLVSLFTIITGFVGMIFGDLFLAFTRIRFHTANGVALGNAAHGFGTSRAGQRHETEGVMASLTMILAGLFMVIIGPSMVHLVVWLMG
- a CDS encoding CidA/LrgA family protein encodes the protein MILVQIIHIMRKPRPYNQAFVLDYGWINLMDTLTRFFQTTLQLAVVGLVWLVSDLMVRFAHLPVSSGVLGLFLMLALLGLGVIKTGMVERGAKWVLGELVFFFIPIMVSVLQYRDLLLSEGWRLVLTIAVGTALVMISTALTLNFCYRWKRRLHKKLHA
- a CDS encoding LysR family transcriptional regulator; protein product: MDFKSLHCFAELVRLQSFSAAASALNLTQPTVSKTIQALEEELGVPLLVKENGRKKRQVATTPIGEEVYRHALNLLHERDLLLSRIDGYRHIKSGTLRLGLALLGSDLLSNALFRFRRQWPGIELTFLEQGSLTIEQSLRNNELDAGQLLAPVHEDFDSITLCDYPLVVLMPRAQARHAALSLKSLQHEPFILFGSGFSLNETIQTACRSQGFTPNVVCRTGQWDLLADMVAHHMGIALLPEYYARKINPDTFAAVPLTEPEICWQLTMAWKKHQRPTPALRAWLDIVRDEFRK
- the thiC gene encoding phosphomethylpyrimidine synthase ThiC — encoded protein: MTTPKKTAKTSGNEARELADLSEDIGIRFKYPNSERVYLQGSRDDIRVPLREIRQDDTYTAQGTEANPPIPVYDTSGVYGDPAAHIDLKQGLPHVRTAWLDERGDTEILPKLSSEYGIERAHDPQTAHLRFNQITRPRRAKSGSNVTQLHYARRGIITPEMEFAAIRERMKLDELFRRPEYAKLLKQHAGQSFGANIPTHPDQITPEFVRREIAAGRAIIPANINHPELEPMIIGRNFRVKINGNLGNSAVTSSLTEEVEKMVWSLRWGADTIMDLSTGAHIHETREWIIRNAPVPIGTVPIYQALEKTGGIAEDLTWDLFRDTLIEQAEQGVDYFTIHAGVLLRYVPMTANRLTGIVSRGGSIMAKWCLAHHQENFLYTHFDEICEIMKAYDVSFSLGDGLRPGCIADANDEAQFAELHTLGELTGKAWKHDVQVMIEGPGHVPLQRVKENMTEELQHCFEAPFYTLGPLVTDIAPGYDHITSGIGATNIGWYGTAMLCYVTPKEHLGLPDKEDVRTGIITYKLAAHAADLAKGWPGAQLRDNALSKARFEFRWRDQFRLSLDPERAESFHDETLPAEGAKIAHFCSMCGPKFCSMKITQEVRDYADKQKAQRQGMEEKAVEFVKKGAEIYS
- a CDS encoding Gfo/Idh/MocA family protein, which produces MSETIQNRKIKFALVGCGRISNNHFGSFEVLQEDCELVAVCDIDPAALKAAVKHTGAKGYARYTDMLAETDADVIVITTPSGLHPEQAVEALEAGFHVVTEKPMATCFTDGERMVEAADKAGKRLFVVKQNRLNATLQLLKRAVAEQRFGKIYMVHLNVFWTRPQSYYDQGGGWRGTWKMDGGAFMNQASHYVDLMEWLIGPVAEVQAMIATHRKIEAEDTGVMNLRWRDGTLGSMAVTMCTYPKNLEGSITILGETGTVRIGGMAVNEIQEWNFADGRDYDEQVKTANYETTSVYGFGHPLYYQNVVDVLRGKAEPIVDGREGLKSLELINAAYLSAHNRQTVSLPLVLQSLRTFDHSDCPKGSPFHTQSKESS
- a CDS encoding NAD(P)H-dependent oxidoreductase, translated to MILTREQALEIFKRRVSVRYYDPARKISAEDFAAILDFGRLSPSSVGCEPWQFVVVQNAALREKIKPFAWGMQASISDASHVVFLLARKHARYDSPAFEELMDRRGMTAEERAGAFERYRRFQTHDMSIADDERALFDWASKQTYIALGNMLTGAAMLGIDSCAIEGMEYAAVEKILAEAGLLDPEHYGLSVAATFGYRVRDINPKPRRDASETVIWAE
- a CDS encoding class I SAM-dependent methyltransferase; this encodes MDSQAQQWTQTLSRYVERTIMPDGRDTFESTPLLAQTLYRLSSRKGGSLADLGCGTGKSFAPFVGQYADIVGIDADAANLAAARQTWAGHSEIRLVEGEIGQEDLPRYAADTVLTSLFLHQIPPDRLPQALKTIRRLLKPDGEWLMADELILFDAGQDAAKFDRVYRYLLEHTVPHEVYERQIKPYLLENHIYTWREMQENTPPEYRFRSLAELEKLLAEAGLFIETVEEITPFFGCLKIKAV